In Pseudomonas sp. MYb327, one DNA window encodes the following:
- a CDS encoding DNA-3-methyladenine glycosylase I gives MPRCFWCSEDPLYMAYHDQEWGTPLRDAQGLFELLLLEGFQAGLSWITVLRKREHYRQVMYGFDVQRVAQMSDAEIDELMLDPGIIRNRLKLNAARRNAQAWLALEDPVTFLWSFVGGVPKINHFKDRTEVPAITPEAIEMSKGLKKAGFTFVGPTICYALMQASGMVMDHTQDCDRYALLANGG, from the coding sequence ATGCCACGCTGCTTTTGGTGTTCCGAAGATCCGCTGTACATGGCTTATCACGATCAGGAGTGGGGCACTCCGCTACGCGATGCGCAGGGTTTGTTCGAGTTGCTTTTGCTCGAAGGGTTCCAGGCCGGGCTTTCCTGGATCACCGTGTTGCGCAAACGCGAGCATTATCGCCAGGTGATGTACGGTTTCGACGTGCAGCGCGTGGCGCAGATGAGCGACGCCGAAATCGATGAATTGATGCTCGACCCCGGCATCATCCGCAATCGCCTCAAACTCAATGCGGCCCGGCGCAATGCCCAGGCCTGGCTGGCGCTGGAAGATCCGGTGACGTTTCTTTGGTCGTTTGTCGGCGGTGTGCCGAAGATCAATCATTTCAAGGATCGCACCGAAGTCCCGGCCATCACGCCCGAGGCGATCGAAATGAGCAAAGGCCTGAAAAAGGCCGGCTTCACTTTCGTCGGCCCGACCATTTGCTATGCGTTGATGCAGGCCTCGGGCATGGTCATGGACCACACGCAGGATTGCGACCGCTACGCGCTGCTGGCGAACGGCGGTTAG
- a CDS encoding lysophospholipid acyltransferase, which translates to MDKLKGALLVGALRLFALLPWRAVQAAGSAIGWCMWKFPNRSRDVVRINLAKCFPEMDPAERERLVGQSLKDIGKSLTESACAWIWPAQRSIDLVREVEGLDVLKEALASGKGVVGITSHLGNWEVLNHFYCSQCKPIIFYRPPKLKAVDELLQKQRVQLGNKVAASTKEGILSVIKEVRKGGAVGIPADPEPAESAGIFVPFFATQALTSKFVPNMLAGGKAVGVFLHALRLPDGSGYKVILEAAPEAMYSTDTETSCAAMSQVVERYVRAYPSQYMWSMKRFKKRPPGEERWY; encoded by the coding sequence GTGGATAAGTTAAAAGGCGCCTTGCTGGTAGGCGCTCTGCGGCTGTTTGCCCTGCTCCCGTGGCGGGCGGTGCAGGCGGCCGGTTCGGCGATTGGCTGGTGTATGTGGAAATTTCCCAACCGCTCCCGCGATGTGGTGCGGATCAACCTCGCCAAATGCTTTCCGGAAATGGACCCCGCCGAGCGTGAGCGCCTGGTCGGCCAGAGCCTGAAGGACATCGGCAAGTCACTGACCGAAAGCGCCTGCGCCTGGATCTGGCCCGCCCAACGCTCCATCGATCTCGTGCGAGAAGTCGAAGGCCTCGACGTATTGAAGGAAGCCCTTGCCTCCGGCAAAGGCGTCGTTGGCATCACCAGCCACCTGGGCAACTGGGAAGTGCTCAACCACTTCTATTGCAGCCAGTGCAAACCGATCATCTTCTACCGCCCGCCGAAATTGAAAGCGGTGGATGAGTTGCTGCAAAAGCAACGGGTGCAACTGGGCAACAAGGTTGCCGCGTCCACCAAGGAAGGCATCCTCAGCGTCATCAAGGAAGTGCGCAAAGGTGGTGCAGTCGGCATTCCCGCTGACCCGGAACCGGCTGAATCCGCCGGGATCTTCGTGCCGTTCTTCGCCACTCAGGCGCTGACCAGTAAATTTGTGCCAAACATGCTCGCTGGCGGAAAGGCGGTCGGCGTGTTCCTGCATGCCCTGCGCCTGCCCGATGGTTCCGGTTACAAAGTGATCCTCGAAGCTGCGCCAGAAGCCATGTACAGCACGGATACCGAGACTTCCTGCGCGGCCATGAGCCAAGTGGTCGAGCGCTATGTGCGAGCGTATCCGAGCCAGTATATGTGGAGCATGAAGCGCTTCAAGAAGCGTCCGCCGGGCGAAGAGCGCTGGTACTAA
- a CDS encoding PilZ domain-containing protein — MSEHRKSFRIKISHESFGDCLGQTRNLSTTGVYVKHPALSALPRGAVVYGQVQDLPTSAPRVRMEVVQVDAEGIDLRYL, encoded by the coding sequence ATGTCCGAACACCGCAAGTCATTTCGCATCAAGATCAGTCACGAAAGCTTCGGCGATTGCCTCGGCCAGACTCGCAATCTCTCGACCACGGGTGTCTACGTCAAGCATCCGGCTTTGTCGGCCCTGCCCAGGGGCGCGGTGGTCTACGGCCAGGTGCAGGACTTACCCACAAGCGCGCCGCGGGTGCGTATGGAAGTGGTGCAAGTGGATGCCGAAGGCATTGATTTGCGCTACCTCTGA